A genomic segment from Panulirus ornatus isolate Po-2019 chromosome 20, ASM3632096v1, whole genome shotgun sequence encodes:
- the LOC139755749 gene encoding hemocyanin A chain-like yields the protein MPGGTHTIDRSSKDSSVTVPDMPSFQSLKQQADDAVTGGHDLDLSAYERSCGIPDRMLLPKSKPGGMEFNLYVAVTDGAKDTEGHNGDLEHGGTHAQCGVHGEDYPDNRPLGYPLDRRIPDERVIDGVSNIKHTVVTIVHDPDHHA from the coding sequence atgcccGGTGGAACTCATACAATCGACCGCAGTTCTAAGGACTCATCGGTCACCGTTCCTGATATGCCAAGTTTCCAGTCACTGAAGCAACAAGCTGATGATGCTGTAACCGGCGGCCACGACCTCGACCTGAGTGCGTATGAACGGTCCTGTGGCATCCCCGACAGAATGTTGCTACCCAAGAGCAAGCCTGGAGGTATGGAATTCAACCTCTACGTGGCCGTGACTGACGGAGCCAAGGATACAGAAGGACACAATGGGGACCTCGAGCACGGTGGCACCCATGCTCAGTGTGGCGTTCATGGTGAAGATTACCCAGACAACCGGCCTTTGGGTTATCCTCTGGACCGTCGCATTCCTGATGAACGCGTCATTGATGGAGTTTCAAACATCAAGCACACAGTCGTCACGATCGTTCATGATCCAGATCACCATGCTTAA
- the LOC139756027 gene encoding hemocyanin B chain-like isoform X3 encodes MKVLVLCALVAAAAAWPSFSEELSFQSDSSGSDNAHKQQDINHLVDKIYEPTKYPDLKEIAENFNPLGDTSMYNDHGAAAETLMKELTDHRLLEQHHWFSLFNTRQREEALMLFAVLNQCKEWHCFRSNAAYFREQMNEGEFVYALYVGVIHSKLGDGIVLPPLYEITPHMFTNSEVIDKAYSAKMTQKAGTFNVSFTGTRKNKEQRVAYFGEDIGMNIHHVTWHMDFPFWWQDSYGYHLDRKGELFFWVHHQLTARFDSERLSNWLDPVDELHWDDIIHEGFAPLTSYKYGGEFPVRPDNIHFEDVDGVARAHDMEITESRIRDAIAHGYITATDGHTIDIRNPKGIEYLGDIIESSMYSSNARYYGSLHNTAHVMLGRQGDPHGKFNLPPGVMEHFETATRDPSFFRLHKYMDNIFKEHTDSFPPYTHDDLEFDGVSIDSIAIDGHLTTFFDDFQYSLINAVDSGENIEDVEIDARVHRLNHEEFNYKITVTNNHDDGHLGTIRIFLCPIKDNNGITLSIDEARWLCLELDKFWEKLPSGTHTITRSSKDSSVTVPDMPSFQSLKQQADDAVTGGHDLDLSAYERSCGIPDRMLLPKSKPQGMEFNLYVAVTDGAKDTEGHNGDLEHGGTHAQCGVHGEDYPDNRPLGYPLERRIPDERVIDGVTNIKHTVVTIVHDPDHHA; translated from the exons GATCTGATAACGCCCATAAACAACAAGATATCAACCATCTGGTTGACAAGATCTACGAGCCCACAAAGTATCCAGATTTGAAAGAAATAGCAGAAAACTTTAACCCTTTGGGCGACACTTCCATGTATAATGACCATGGTGCAGCCGCCGAGACGCTCATGAAGGAGCTTACCGATCACAGACTCTTGGAGCAGCATCACTGGTTCTCACTTTTTAACACTCGCCAACGAGAAGAAGCTCTCATGCTTTTTGCTGTCTTGAATCAGTGCAAGGAATGGCACTGTTTCCGAAGCAACGCCGCCTACTTTCGTGAGCAAATGAATGAGGGAGAGTTTGTGTATGCACTCTATGTGGGTGTCATCCACTCTAAACTGGGTGACGGAATTGTTTTGCCTCCACTCTACGAAATCACCCCTCACATGTTTACAAACAGTGAAGTCATCGACAAGGCTTACTCTGCCAAGATGACCCAAAAAGCAGGTACATTTAATGTGAGTTTTACTGGaacaagaaagaacaaagaacaaCGAGTGGCCTACTTCGGAGAGGATATTGGCATGAACATCCACCACGTTACTTGGCATATGGACTTCCCCTTCTGGTGGCAAGACTCCTATGGCTATCATTTGGATCGCAAGGGTGAGCTCTTCTTCTGGGTCCACCACCAACTTACTGCCCGCTTTGACTCTGAGCGTCTCTCCAACTGGCTGGATCCCGTTGACGAGCTACACTGGGATGACATCATCCACGAAGGGTTTGCTCCACTTACCAGTTATAAGTATGGTGGTGAGTTTCCTGTGCGTCCAGACAACATACACTTCGAAGACGTGGACGGCGTAGCTCGTGCGCACGACATGGAAATCACAGAGAGCCGCATTCGTGACGCAATTGCTCATGGTTACATTACAGCCACCGATGGACACACGATCGACATCAGGAACCCTAAGGGTATTGAATATCTGGGAGACATTATCGAATCCTCGATGTACAGTTCTAACGCGCGTTATTATGGTTCACTACACAACACTGCTCACGTAATGCTTGGTCGACAGGGAGATCCTCATGGCAAGTTCAACTTGCCTCCCGGTGTTATGGAACATTTTGAGACTGCCACACGAGACCCAAGTTTCTTCCGTCTGCATAAATACATGGACAACATCTTTAAGGAACACACGGACTctttccctccctacacccatgATGACCTCGAGTTCGACGGTGTGTCCATAGACAGTATTGCTATTGACGGACATCTTACTACTTTCTTCGATGACTTCCAGTACAGTCTTATTAATGCTGTGGATTCCGGTGAAAACATAGAGGATGTGGAAATCGATGCCAGAGTTCATCGGCTTAACCATGAAGAATTTAATTATAAGATTACCGTCACCAACAACCACGATGATGGTCATCTGGGTACCATCCGCATTTTCTTGTGCCCCATCAAGGATAATAATGGCATAACCTTGAGTATAGATGAAGCACGCTGGCTTTGCCTTGAACTGGACAAGTTTTGGGAGAAGC TGCCAAGTGGAACTCATACAATCACCCGCAGTTCTAAGGACTCATCAGTCACCGTTCCTGATATGCCAAGTTTCCAGTCACTGAAGCAACAAGCTGATGATGCTGTAACCGGCGGCCACGACCTCGACCTGAGTGCGTATGAACGGTCCTGTGGCATCCCCGACAGAATGTTGCTACCTAAGAGCAAGCCTCAGGGTATGGAATTCAACCTCTACGTGGCCGTGACTGACGGAGCCAAGGATACAGAAGGTCACAATGGGGACCTCGAGCACGGTGGCACCCATGCTCAGTGTGGCGTTCATGGTGAAGATTACCCAGACAACCGGCCTTTGGGTTATCCTCTGGAGCGTCGCATTCCTGATGAACGCGTCATTGATGGAGTTACAAACATCAAGCACACAGTCGTCACGATCGTTCATGATCCAGATCACCATGCTTAA
- the LOC139756027 gene encoding hemocyanin B chain-like isoform X5: MKVLVLCVLVAAAAAWPSFSEEIGVLFQNDAGGSDNAHKQQDINHLVDKIYEPTKYPDLKEIAENFNPLGDTSMYNDHGAAAETLMKELTDHRLLEQHHWFSLFNTRQREEALMLFAVLNQCKEWHCFRSNAAYFREQMNEGEFVYALYVGVIHSKLGDGIVLPPLYEITPHMFTNSEVIDKAYSAKMTQKAGTFNVSFTGTRKNKEQRVAYFGEDIGMNIHHVTWHMDFPFWWQDSYGYHLDRKGELFFWVHHQLTARFDSERLSNWLDPVDELHWDDIIHEGFAPLTSYKYGGEFPVRPDNIHFEDVDGVARAHDMEITESRIRDAIAHGYITATDGHTIDIRNPKGIEYLGDIIESSMYSSNARYYGSLHNTAHVMLGRQGDPHGKFNLPPGVMEHFETATRDPSFFRLHKYMDNIFKEHTDSFPPYTHDDLEFDGVSIDSIAIDGHLTTFFDDFQYSLINAVDSGENIEDVEIDARVHRLNHEEFNYKITVTNNHDDGHLGTIRIFLCPIKDNNGITLSIDEARWLCLELDKFWEKLPSGTHTITRSSKDSSVTVPDMPSFQSLKQQADDAVTGGHDLDLSAYERSCGIPDRMLLPKSKPQGMEFNLYVAVTDGAKDTEGHNGDLEHGGTHAQCGVHGEDYPDNRPLGYPLERRIPDERVIDGVTNIKHTVVTIVHDPDHHA, encoded by the exons atgaAGGTCCTGGTCTTGTGTGTGCTAGTAGCGGCTGCGGCTGCTTGGCCGAGCTTCAGCGAGGAAATTGGCGTACTCTTCCAGAATGACGCTGGCG GATCTGATAACGCCCATAAACAACAAGATATCAACCATCTGGTTGACAAGATCTACGAGCCCACAAAGTATCCAGATTTGAAAGAAATAGCAGAAAACTTTAACCCTTTGGGCGACACTTCCATGTATAATGACCATGGTGCAGCCGCCGAGACGCTCATGAAGGAGCTTACCGATCACAGACTCTTGGAGCAGCATCACTGGTTCTCACTTTTTAACACTCGCCAACGAGAAGAAGCTCTCATGCTTTTTGCTGTCTTGAATCAGTGCAAGGAATGGCACTGTTTCCGAAGCAACGCCGCCTACTTTCGTGAGCAAATGAATGAGGGAGAGTTTGTGTATGCACTCTATGTGGGTGTCATCCACTCTAAACTGGGTGACGGAATTGTTTTGCCTCCACTCTACGAAATCACCCCTCACATGTTTACAAACAGTGAAGTCATCGACAAGGCTTACTCTGCCAAGATGACCCAAAAAGCAGGTACATTTAATGTGAGTTTTACTGGaacaagaaagaacaaagaacaaCGAGTGGCCTACTTCGGAGAGGATATTGGCATGAACATCCACCACGTTACTTGGCATATGGACTTCCCCTTCTGGTGGCAAGACTCCTATGGCTATCATTTGGATCGCAAGGGTGAGCTCTTCTTCTGGGTCCACCACCAACTTACTGCCCGCTTTGACTCTGAGCGTCTCTCCAACTGGCTGGATCCCGTTGACGAGCTACACTGGGATGACATCATCCACGAAGGGTTTGCTCCACTTACCAGTTATAAGTATGGTGGTGAGTTTCCTGTGCGTCCAGACAACATACACTTCGAAGACGTGGACGGCGTAGCTCGTGCGCACGACATGGAAATCACAGAGAGCCGCATTCGTGACGCAATTGCTCATGGTTACATTACAGCCACCGATGGACACACGATCGACATCAGGAACCCTAAGGGTATTGAATATCTGGGAGACATTATCGAATCCTCGATGTACAGTTCTAACGCGCGTTATTATGGTTCACTACACAACACTGCTCACGTAATGCTTGGTCGACAGGGAGATCCTCATGGCAAGTTCAACTTGCCTCCCGGTGTTATGGAACATTTTGAGACTGCCACACGAGACCCAAGTTTCTTCCGTCTGCATAAATACATGGACAACATCTTTAAGGAACACACGGACTctttccctccctacacccatgATGACCTCGAGTTCGACGGTGTGTCCATAGACAGTATTGCTATTGACGGACATCTTACTACTTTCTTCGATGACTTCCAGTACAGTCTTATTAATGCTGTGGATTCCGGTGAAAACATAGAGGATGTGGAAATCGATGCCAGAGTTCATCGGCTTAACCATGAAGAATTTAATTATAAGATTACCGTCACCAACAACCACGATGATGGTCATCTGGGTACCATCCGCATTTTCTTGTGCCCCATCAAGGATAATAATGGCATAACCTTGAGTATAGATGAAGCACGCTGGCTTTGCCTTGAACTGGACAAGTTTTGGGAGAAGC TGCCAAGTGGAACTCATACAATCACCCGCAGTTCTAAGGACTCATCAGTCACCGTTCCTGATATGCCAAGTTTCCAGTCACTGAAGCAACAAGCTGATGATGCTGTAACCGGCGGCCACGACCTCGACCTGAGTGCGTATGAACGGTCCTGTGGCATCCCCGACAGAATGTTGCTACCTAAGAGCAAGCCTCAGGGTATGGAATTCAACCTCTACGTGGCCGTGACTGACGGAGCCAAGGATACAGAAGGTCACAATGGGGACCTCGAGCACGGTGGCACCCATGCTCAGTGTGGCGTTCATGGTGAAGATTACCCAGACAACCGGCCTTTGGGTTATCCTCTGGAGCGTCGCATTCCTGATGAACGCGTCATTGATGGAGTTACAAACATCAAGCACACAGTCGTCACGATCGTTCATGATCCAGATCACCATGCTTAA